In Eubalaena glacialis isolate mEubGla1 chromosome 4, mEubGla1.1.hap2.+ XY, whole genome shotgun sequence, the genomic window TGATCGGGCTAAGAAAGGGGGTAAAGACTGTATAAGTGGTGGCCATCAGTGTGTTACTGTCCACAGAATGGGGTCCCTTGGGCTTGAGGTAGATAATGGAGGCAAAACCGTAGTGCACGACCCCCATGGTGAGGTGGGATACACAGGTGGAGAAGGTCTTGTGTCGGCCCTCAGCGGAGGGGATCCTCAAGATGGCAGCCATGATGAAGACATAGGAGAGGACGATGAGGAATAAGCACCCCAGCAGGGCTGTGACACAAACCATGATCACACCCATGGTGACAGGGGCTGTCTCCTTCCCACATGCCAATTTTAAGAGGGCAAGCACGTGACAGGCAAAATGGTGAATCTCATTAGACCTACAGAATGTGAGATGAAAAACTATCAATGTCACCATCATGCCCATGACTGAGCCACCAGCCCAGCACCAGGACACAAGACGGGCACAGTCATGGGGGCTCATGAGCACGTTGTAGCGCAGGGGGTGGCAGATGGC contains:
- the LOC133090325 gene encoding olfactory receptor 10H4-like, with protein sequence MYLFTLLGNLLIMVTIWREHGLHTPMYLFLCALSISEILFTVAITPRMLIDMLSNHHSITFVACASQIFFSFTFGFTHSFLLMIMGYDRYVAICHPLRYNVLMSPHDCARLVSWCWAGGSVMGMMVTLIVFHLTFCRSNEIHHFACHVLALLKLACGKETAPVTMGVIMVCVTALLGCLFLIVLSYVFIMAAILRIPSAEGRHKTFSTCVSHLTMGVVHYGFASIIYLKPKGPHSVDSNTLMATTYTVFTPFLSPIIFSLRNKELKSAIKRSFRRKFFPLSC